A region of Carnobacterium gallinarum DSM 4847 DNA encodes the following proteins:
- a CDS encoding YueI family protein, translating to MSEKELEDRLSSGLYGAPQIKPEERNKFLGSLRERVYLSMTIEELSSHNYLDALEAEFKKHPSGQVLLNGEVDNRILGPYLKLCSGDSIKFTIVTNQFAKQSSIGLLYVAENAVNESCIDVAEKYPAPDSSECDTKTADKKTFFKRFFS from the coding sequence ATGAGCGAAAAAGAGTTAGAAGATCGCCTATCCAGTGGATTATATGGTGCTCCTCAAATAAAACCCGAAGAACGAAATAAGTTTCTAGGAAGTTTAAGAGAGCGAGTTTACCTATCCATGACAATTGAAGAATTAAGCTCCCATAATTATTTGGATGCATTAGAAGCAGAATTCAAAAAACATCCTAGTGGTCAAGTTTTACTTAATGGAGAAGTTGACAATCGAATATTGGGACCTTATTTAAAATTATGTAGTGGTGACTCTATAAAATTCACAATTGTAACCAATCAATTTGCTAAACAAAGTTCGATTGGTTTACTCTATGTTGCTGAGAATGCTGTCAATGAGAGCTGTATTGATGTAGCAGAAAAATATCCAGCACCAGATTCATCGGAATGTGACACCAAAACAGCAGATAAAAAAACATTTTTCAAACGTTTCTTCTCCTAA
- a CDS encoding iron chelate uptake ABC transporter family permease subunit, translating to MRKGLWIGTLVLIGLISLFVGIQDISPNEILNLTENQQLVLFSTRIPRTISLILAGSTLSICGLIMQHLTQNKFVSPTTAGTMDSARIGILVSMLFFTDATMLQKTMIAFLFALAGTVGFIFLVNQLQVRNVVMVPLIGMMFGSILGSIATFLAYQNNLVQNISSWLQGNFSLVTRGNYELMYVAVPLMIVAYVYADYFTIAGLGKEVATGIGVNYQLVQFGGILIVALASSVVILTVGSLPFLGVVVPNLIALARGDHLKNTLGETALFGAVFLLICDIISRLVIAPYEVSVSLIVGIIGSSIFIYLLLRGGGK from the coding sequence ATTAGAAAGGGGTTATGGATTGGTACATTGGTGCTAATTGGACTAATTTCATTATTTGTGGGAATCCAAGATATCTCACCAAATGAAATTTTGAATCTAACTGAAAATCAACAATTAGTTTTATTTAGCACACGAATTCCTCGAACAATTAGCTTAATATTAGCTGGTTCAACGTTAAGTATTTGTGGTTTAATTATGCAACATCTAACCCAAAATAAATTTGTATCTCCAACAACAGCGGGAACAATGGACAGTGCTAGAATTGGTATCTTAGTTTCGATGCTGTTCTTTACAGATGCAACGATGCTTCAAAAAACGATGATTGCTTTTTTGTTTGCTTTAGCCGGGACAGTTGGTTTTATTTTTCTTGTAAATCAATTACAAGTTAGAAATGTTGTGATGGTTCCTTTAATTGGTATGATGTTTGGCAGTATTTTAGGTTCAATTGCTACGTTTTTAGCTTATCAGAATAATTTAGTTCAAAATATTTCTTCATGGTTGCAAGGGAATTTTTCTTTGGTTACTCGTGGAAATTATGAATTGATGTATGTTGCGGTACCTTTAATGATCGTAGCATATGTGTATGCAGATTATTTTACTATTGCTGGTTTAGGAAAAGAGGTTGCAACTGGAATTGGTGTTAACTATCAATTGGTTCAATTTGGCGGTATTTTAATTGTCGCGTTAGCTTCGTCAGTTGTGATTTTAACTGTTGGAAGTTTGCCTTTTTTAGGAGTAGTAGTTCCTAATTTAATTGCTTTAGCTCGTGGAGATCATTTGAAAAATACCTTAGGAGAAACGGCTTTGTTCGGTGCAGTGTTCTTACTTATTTGCGATATTATCAGTCGCTTAGTGATAGCTCCATATGAAGTGTCTGTTAGTTTGATTGTTGGAATTATCGGTAGCTCTATTTTTATCTACCTCTTATTGCGAGGTGGGGGAAAATGA
- a CDS encoding gamma-glutamyl-gamma-aminobutyrate hydrolase family protein: MIGISSNLLTTPLPDTITNQRYHLSTDYIRSVVDAEGLPIILPQLKPTDAEAIMNQLDGLILSGGLDISPTMYQTDMCSTRITYSLERDHYELALLQAAIAQNKPVLGICRGAQLINIAFGGDLILDIKDKFPESSIEHIQNNEPDEASHLVEIQENSGLHQVSQTLALKVNSYHHQVINQIGEGLIATAWSEDGLIEAIEYPTAKFLVGVQWHPEIMSITDSASRELFRTFVAATKK, from the coding sequence ATGATTGGAATTTCTAGTAATTTATTAACAACGCCACTACCAGATACAATTACAAACCAACGGTATCATCTGAGTACAGATTACATTCGTTCGGTTGTTGATGCAGAGGGCTTACCAATAATTTTGCCACAGTTAAAGCCGACTGATGCAGAAGCAATTATGAATCAATTAGATGGTTTAATTTTATCAGGAGGATTGGATATTAGCCCGACAATGTACCAAACGGATATGTGTTCAACCAGGATTACTTATTCACTTGAACGAGATCATTATGAGCTTGCTTTGTTACAAGCAGCTATCGCTCAAAATAAACCTGTATTGGGGATTTGCCGTGGAGCACAATTAATCAATATTGCTTTTGGAGGAGATTTAATTTTGGATATTAAGGATAAGTTTCCAGAATCATCAATAGAGCATATTCAAAATAATGAACCAGATGAGGCTAGTCACTTGGTGGAAATTCAAGAAAATTCAGGTTTACATCAGGTGAGTCAAACGTTAGCATTAAAGGTCAATTCGTATCATCATCAAGTTATCAATCAAATTGGAGAGGGGTTAATTGCTACTGCTTGGTCTGAAGATGGTTTAATTGAGGCGATTGAATATCCTACAGCTAAATTTTTAGTAGGTGTCCAATGGCATCCTGAAATTATGAGTATCACTGATTCAGCTAGTCGTGAACTTTTTAGAACATTTGTAGCAGCAACAAAAAAGTAA
- a CDS encoding peptide ABC transporter substrate-binding protein: MNKKMGIGLVAVLMGMVLVACGGNNGSQNAGQTSNQTTIEKKQEITVTTTAELATLDSGLYTDVVSSDAIGQIFEGLYRIDKNNDAELGIAAVEPKVNEAKTVYTFTIRDSAKWSNGDPVTAADFVYAYQKIVDPTTGSQSSNQLDIFANAVAIRNNEKDKSELGVKALDDKTLELTLASPVPYLAKLLTGTPFYPQNKKMATELGTKYGTNSESVIGNGPFLISNWEGTNLNWTYTKNKNYWDAENVKLEKIDVEVSKETATGANLFDGGDVQYTGLADEFIQKYQGEEAYHAQPKALIGYLGFNTAGKNTDNVHLRKALALAFDKEAYTSGVLIDGSKPLNGYIPAEFAKDPANNKDFRSENGNLMAYNPKEAKIEWEKAKSDLGVTTLTLELLSSDAGSAKKTVEFLQDQFQENLPGLKINLKSVPLKNRLALTTAGDYDVFFGTWTPDYADPINFLEVYQSDGGLNFSKYNSPVYDTGIAEVKSTFATEPEKRWNKMRELEKQLVEKDAAIATVYQGAQAYLLDPKVKGLQVLPFGRTVSYRLAEVK; the protein is encoded by the coding sequence ATGAATAAGAAAATGGGCATTGGTTTAGTAGCAGTATTAATGGGAATGGTTTTGGTCGCTTGCGGTGGAAATAACGGTAGTCAAAATGCTGGACAAACATCCAATCAAACAACAATTGAGAAAAAGCAAGAAATTACGGTCACAACTACTGCTGAGCTAGCGACATTAGATAGCGGACTATATACAGATGTTGTGAGTTCAGATGCAATTGGTCAAATTTTTGAAGGCCTATACCGTATTGATAAAAATAATGATGCGGAGTTAGGTATTGCAGCTGTCGAACCAAAGGTAAATGAGGCTAAAACGGTCTATACATTTACGATTCGTGATTCAGCTAAATGGTCTAACGGAGATCCCGTAACAGCAGCAGATTTTGTTTATGCCTATCAAAAAATTGTTGATCCAACAACAGGTTCACAAAGCTCAAATCAACTAGATATTTTTGCAAATGCAGTTGCGATTCGCAATAATGAAAAGGATAAATCTGAGCTAGGAGTCAAAGCGCTAGATGATAAAACATTAGAGTTAACTCTAGCGAGTCCGGTACCGTATTTAGCAAAATTATTAACTGGAACGCCATTTTATCCACAAAATAAAAAAATGGCAACGGAATTAGGTACAAAATATGGAACCAATAGTGAATCTGTTATTGGGAATGGTCCATTTTTGATTTCCAACTGGGAAGGTACTAACCTAAACTGGACATACACTAAAAATAAAAATTATTGGGATGCAGAAAATGTAAAATTAGAAAAAATTGATGTTGAAGTGTCAAAAGAAACAGCTACAGGTGCTAATTTATTTGATGGTGGCGATGTTCAATATACTGGCTTAGCCGATGAATTTATCCAAAAATATCAAGGTGAAGAAGCATATCATGCACAGCCCAAAGCGCTGATTGGTTACTTAGGTTTTAATACTGCAGGGAAAAATACGGACAATGTTCATTTGCGTAAAGCTTTGGCATTAGCTTTTGATAAGGAAGCATATACCTCAGGTGTTTTAATTGATGGATCTAAGCCTTTAAATGGCTATATTCCAGCTGAGTTTGCTAAGGATCCAGCAAATAATAAGGATTTTCGGAGTGAAAATGGGAACTTGATGGCTTATAATCCAAAAGAAGCTAAAATTGAGTGGGAAAAAGCCAAGTCTGATTTAGGGGTAACAACTTTAACATTAGAGCTTTTATCTTCTGATGCGGGTTCTGCTAAGAAAACAGTAGAATTCTTACAGGATCAATTTCAAGAAAATTTACCAGGGTTGAAGATTAATCTAAAAAGTGTGCCTTTGAAAAATCGTTTAGCTTTAACAACTGCAGGTGATTACGATGTTTTCTTTGGAACTTGGACGCCTGATTATGCAGATCCAATTAATTTCTTAGAAGTCTATCAATCGGATGGCGGATTAAATTTTTCTAAATATAATAGCCCAGTTTATGATACTGGGATTGCTGAAGTGAAATCAACTTTTGCAACAGAACCAGAAAAACGTTGGAATAAAATGCGAGAATTAGAAAAACAATTGGTTGAAAAAGATGCAGCGATTGCGACTGTTTATCAAGGTGCTCAAGCATACTTGTTAGATCCAAAAGTGAAGGGACTTCAAGTTCTACCATTTGGTCGAACTGTTTCTTATCGTTTGGCTGAGGTAAAATAA
- a CDS encoding ABC transporter ATP-binding protein, producing MQIKNVSKSYGNKQVISEITLPIKEGAITAFIGPNGAGKSTLLSMMSRLIPKDTGSIYIDGGEVKSWKQDELAKKLSVLKQSNAFNLKLTVRELVAFGRFPYSKGRLKEEDQVKINEALTYLGLVDLAEEYVETLSGGQLQRAYIAMVLAQDTDYILLDEPLNNLDMNYGVQMMKTLRRLVDELGKTIVLVIHDINFAASYADEIVAMKNGQIFASGETSEMMTKKVLDPLYEMDIRICEIEGKRFCLYFSE from the coding sequence ATGCAAATCAAAAATGTATCAAAATCATATGGCAACAAGCAAGTTATTAGTGAAATTACGCTCCCAATTAAAGAAGGCGCGATTACAGCATTTATTGGACCAAATGGAGCTGGGAAAAGTACGTTATTATCAATGATGAGCCGGCTTATCCCGAAAGATACGGGTTCCATTTACATTGATGGTGGCGAAGTGAAATCTTGGAAACAAGATGAATTAGCTAAAAAACTTTCTGTGTTAAAGCAATCAAATGCTTTTAATTTAAAATTAACGGTTCGTGAATTAGTTGCGTTTGGCCGTTTTCCGTATTCCAAAGGCCGATTAAAAGAAGAAGACCAAGTAAAAATCAATGAGGCGCTGACCTATTTAGGTTTAGTAGATTTAGCTGAGGAATATGTAGAAACGTTATCTGGTGGTCAATTACAGCGTGCGTACATTGCGATGGTATTAGCCCAAGATACAGATTATATTTTGTTGGATGAACCTTTAAATAACTTGGATATGAATTATGGTGTTCAAATGATGAAAACATTGCGTCGTTTAGTAGATGAATTAGGTAAAACGATTGTTTTGGTCATTCATGATATTAACTTTGCAGCGAGTTATGCTGATGAAATTGTGGCAATGAAAAATGGGCAGATTTTTGCATCTGGTGAAACATCAGAAATGATGACTAAAAAAGTTCTAGATCCCTTATATGAAATGGATATTCGTATTTGTGAAATTGAAGGAAAACGGTTTTGTTTATATTTTAGTGAATAA
- a CDS encoding iron chelate uptake ABC transporter family permease subunit, with amino-acid sequence MKQKQINWYLKLLLLVIAVIGLSTVYMVVESGGNWSYILPLRSKKLLAFCIVGICTTVATISFQTLAQNKILTPSILGLDSLYVLFQTVSLFVYGSSHLMIQDKQINFMMSVGLMLVASLFLYQFVFKKYSSNLYLLMMVGMIAGTFFRSISTFLQVLMDPNEFDKVQGKLFASFNNVDVTLLGITVVIGVIVLVLLFSQAAHLDVLQLGRDQAVNLGVNVDRVTMQVLLLVSALTAISTALIGPITFLGFMVANLTYRIFQTYQHHLLFVGGSLLSMVVLILGQLLVERIFHLTTTLSVVIEFLGGCYFIYLLVKERKRG; translated from the coding sequence ATGAAGCAAAAGCAAATAAATTGGTATTTGAAGTTACTTTTACTAGTTATAGCAGTGATTGGCTTATCGACAGTATATATGGTTGTAGAAAGCGGTGGAAATTGGTCTTATATTTTACCTTTACGAAGCAAAAAATTACTGGCTTTTTGTATTGTCGGTATTTGTACGACAGTAGCTACAATTAGTTTTCAAACATTGGCACAAAATAAGATTCTAACACCAAGTATTTTAGGTTTAGATTCACTGTATGTGCTGTTTCAAACAGTTAGCTTATTCGTTTATGGTAGTAGCCATTTAATGATACAGGATAAACAAATCAATTTTATGATGAGTGTTGGATTAATGTTAGTGGCAAGTTTATTTCTATATCAATTCGTTTTTAAGAAATATAGTAGTAACTTGTATTTATTAATGATGGTTGGAATGATTGCAGGAACATTTTTTAGAAGTATTAGTACATTTTTGCAAGTGTTAATGGATCCAAATGAATTTGATAAGGTTCAAGGAAAATTATTTGCTAGTTTTAATAATGTTGATGTGACACTATTGGGGATTACAGTCGTCATTGGAGTCATTGTTTTAGTTTTATTGTTCAGTCAAGCGGCGCATTTAGACGTTTTACAATTAGGGCGCGATCAAGCTGTTAATTTAGGGGTTAATGTGGATCGTGTAACTATGCAAGTTTTACTATTGGTATCAGCATTAACCGCTATTTCAACAGCATTAATTGGCCCAATTACTTTTTTAGGATTCATGGTAGCTAATTTAACATATCGGATTTTTCAAACGTATCAGCACCACTTATTATTTGTTGGTGGTAGTTTGTTAAGTATGGTGGTCTTAATTTTAGGACAATTACTAGTTGAACGAATTTTTCATTTAACAACTACCCTAAGTGTAGTTATTGAATTTTTAGGCGGTTGTTATTTCATTTATTTATTAGTCAAGGAAAGGAAAAGGGGATAA
- a CDS encoding ABC transporter ATP-binding protein, which translates to MIELNQVEFAYQTAEPLLAGIDLKVTAGEFILLTGPSGGGKTTLTRIINGLIPYFFGGVRKGEVKVAGQEISELNSWELASQVGSVFQDPRSQFFAPIVKDELAFFCENYGLPTDKIRQQVQQASHELGIQHLLEKQVIQLSSGEKQKVAIASIRVADQQIYLLDEPSANLDSQATQELKQILTKWKAAGHTIVIAEHRLYYLNELIDRSIYLRDGVIEKIFTKDQWANVSSQELIEYGLRSPELMWQSVSTITEKRNQKPNFVIENVTVGFGKRQPAVLNNLDFTLQAGEIAAIIGKNGAGKSTLAKTLTGLLKEKSGTFSYLGKSIPVKKRSKVAWYVMQEADLQLFSASVLEELLVGQKKTSEKLAQAEELLKELGLWKYRKRHPASLSGGQKQRLTIGVALMQETPLIILDEPTAGLDGANLIKMVQVIKKAAGKGTTFLIISHDFELLNYAVERILYFSEGLLMKDYLLNEGTSSQVLANMLGENNR; encoded by the coding sequence ATGATTGAATTAAATCAAGTTGAGTTTGCTTATCAAACCGCAGAACCACTTTTAGCAGGGATTGATTTAAAGGTGACAGCAGGGGAATTTATTTTATTAACAGGACCTAGTGGTGGCGGAAAAACAACACTAACTCGCATTATTAATGGATTGATTCCTTATTTTTTTGGCGGTGTACGAAAAGGTGAAGTAAAAGTTGCTGGACAGGAAATTTCTGAATTGAATTCTTGGGAGTTAGCTAGTCAAGTCGGAAGTGTTTTTCAAGATCCACGTAGTCAATTTTTTGCACCAATTGTAAAAGATGAACTGGCTTTTTTTTGTGAGAATTATGGACTTCCAACAGATAAGATTAGACAGCAAGTCCAACAGGCTAGTCATGAATTAGGAATTCAGCATTTACTTGAAAAACAAGTAATTCAATTATCAAGTGGTGAAAAGCAGAAGGTAGCGATTGCATCTATTCGAGTAGCGGACCAGCAAATTTATTTATTAGATGAACCGTCAGCGAACTTAGATAGTCAGGCAACACAAGAATTAAAACAAATTTTAACCAAATGGAAAGCAGCTGGACACACTATTGTGATTGCGGAACATCGTTTGTACTATTTAAATGAGTTAATTGATCGTAGTATTTATCTGCGTGATGGTGTTATTGAAAAGATATTTACTAAAGATCAGTGGGCGAATGTATCAAGTCAAGAATTAATAGAGTATGGCTTACGAAGTCCTGAATTAATGTGGCAGTCAGTTTCAACTATTACGGAAAAAAGAAATCAGAAGCCCAATTTTGTTATTGAGAATGTAACGGTTGGTTTTGGAAAACGACAACCAGCTGTTTTGAATAATCTGGATTTTACGTTACAAGCAGGTGAAATCGCAGCGATTATTGGTAAAAATGGTGCGGGAAAAAGCACATTAGCTAAAACCTTAACAGGCTTATTAAAAGAAAAATCAGGTACCTTTAGTTACTTAGGGAAATCGATTCCTGTGAAAAAACGTAGTAAAGTCGCCTGGTATGTAATGCAAGAAGCTGATTTACAATTATTTTCAGCTAGTGTTTTAGAGGAACTTCTAGTTGGACAAAAGAAAACATCAGAAAAGTTAGCACAAGCAGAGGAATTGTTAAAAGAACTAGGATTGTGGAAATATCGCAAACGGCATCCTGCTTCCTTGTCAGGAGGACAAAAGCAACGTTTAACGATTGGGGTAGCCTTGATGCAAGAAACCCCATTAATTATTTTGGATGAACCGACTGCTGGATTAGACGGTGCTAATTTGATCAAAATGGTACAAGTAATAAAAAAAGCAGCTGGAAAAGGAACTACATTTTTAATTATTAGTCATGATTTTGAATTGTTAAACTACGCCGTTGAACGAATTTTGTATTTTAGTGAAGGACTATTAATGAAGGACTATTTGTTAAATGAAGGAACCTCTTCGCAAGTGTTAGCTAATATGTTAGGTGAAAATAATCGCTAA